From a single Lactococcus allomyrinae genomic region:
- a CDS encoding DNA cytosine methyltransferase, whose translation MRELIIDNFAGGGGASTGIEMAIGRSVDVAINHDPNAIAMHKVNHPTTRHYCEDVFQVDPHEATRGLPVALCWFSPDCKHFSKAKGSTPVSKKIRGLAWVAVKWAKAVKPRVIILENVEEFRTWGPLIETEKGLFPDPAHKGETFEEFKYELEKCGYIVEFKELRACDYGAPTTRKRLFLIARSDGKLIVFPEATHAPKDTLEVLSGLKLPYHSAAECIDWNIPGQSIFDRKKPLAENTMKRIARGLQKFVIHNPNPFIVRIGQTGFGGDRLSYSLEQSLTTITTKAEHCLVTPTIMVNTSGHPGSSVTEPLKTITTGGHQALIQTSWIKEDYSKSTGTDISKPVGTITAQSVHQGVMSAFLCKHYGGNYQGAGIDVRNPTDTITQVDHHALVEAFLIKYYGSDTGQSLNDPLHTIPTKDRFGLVRIENQDYRIVDITMRMLQPHELSKAQGLPEDYIIDRDPEGNKVSKAVQTARIGNMVVPQCAEALVRANLPELCQTTQNSN comes from the coding sequence ATGAGAGAACTCATAATTGATAATTTTGCAGGTGGCGGTGGCGCTTCAACAGGAATAGAAATGGCAATTGGTCGCTCGGTGGATGTTGCGATTAACCATGACCCGAACGCTATTGCAATGCACAAGGTCAACCATCCGACTACAAGACATTATTGTGAAGATGTTTTTCAAGTTGACCCTCATGAAGCTACGAGAGGTCTCCCCGTTGCACTTTGCTGGTTTAGTCCTGATTGTAAGCATTTTTCTAAGGCAAAAGGCTCTACACCTGTTTCAAAGAAGATTAGAGGTTTAGCCTGGGTAGCGGTCAAATGGGCAAAAGCAGTGAAACCGCGGGTCATCATTTTAGAAAATGTTGAAGAATTTCGGACATGGGGACCACTGATAGAAACTGAAAAGGGATTGTTTCCAGACCCAGCTCACAAAGGCGAAACCTTTGAAGAATTTAAGTATGAGCTAGAAAAATGTGGTTACATCGTTGAATTTAAAGAACTCAGAGCTTGTGATTATGGAGCCCCCACGACAAGAAAAAGGCTGTTTCTTATTGCACGTTCGGACGGCAAGCTAATTGTTTTTCCTGAAGCAACTCATGCCCCCAAAGATACTTTAGAGGTGCTTAGTGGATTAAAGCTTCCTTACCATTCTGCTGCAGAATGCATTGACTGGAATATTCCTGGACAATCTATCTTTGACCGAAAGAAACCACTGGCAGAAAATACCATGAAGCGGATTGCCAGAGGTTTACAAAAATTTGTAATTCATAATCCAAACCCTTTTATTGTCAGAATCGGACAAACAGGATTTGGTGGAGACCGACTTTCCTATTCCTTAGAGCAGTCATTAACCACAATTACCACAAAAGCAGAACACTGTTTGGTTACGCCTACCATTATGGTTAATACCTCTGGACATCCGGGTTCAAGTGTTACTGAACCACTCAAAACAATTACTACTGGCGGGCATCAGGCACTTATTCAAACCAGTTGGATTAAAGAAGATTACTCCAAATCCACAGGGACAGATATCAGTAAGCCTGTTGGAACGATTACTGCACAAAGTGTTCATCAAGGTGTTATGTCGGCTTTTCTCTGCAAGCATTATGGCGGAAATTATCAAGGTGCAGGGATTGATGTCAGAAATCCAACCGATACAATAACGCAGGTTGACCATCATGCATTGGTTGAAGCGTTCCTGATAAAATATTATGGCTCGGATACGGGTCAAAGCCTCAATGACCCACTTCACACGATTCCAACTAAGGACCGGTTTGGTTTAGTTAGAATTGAAAATCAAGATTATCGGATAGTCGATATCACAATGCGGATGTTGCAACCGCATGAGCTTTCTAAAGCCCAAGGATTGCCCGAAGACTACATTATCGACCGAGACCCCGAAGGAAATAAAGTAAGTAAAGCCGTACAAACCGCAAGAATTGGGAACATGGTGGTTCCACAATGCGCAGAAGCGCTTGTTCGAGCCAACTTACCAGAGTTATGTCAAACCACTCAAAATTCGAACTGA
- a CDS encoding helix-turn-helix domain-containing protein, with protein MKQYKIDKILNHLKEQKTITSLEAFQLYNITRLSAIIYVLRHTHHLYITNDDFKAKDGTHFARYHLHEGESAPDVTVAKGQMSIKDFM; from the coding sequence ATGAAACAATATAAGATTGATAAAATTTTAAACCACTTAAAAGAACAGAAAACTATTACAAGTTTAGAAGCTTTCCAGCTCTACAACATTACACGTTTATCTGCCATTATCTATGTTTTACGGCACACTCACCATCTTTATATTACCAATGATGATTTTAAAGCCAAGGACGGCACACATTTTGCTCGTTATCATTTGCATGAGGGAGAAAGTGCTCCAGATGTTACGGTCGCAAAGGGACAAATGTCTATTAAAGATTTTATGTAG